A window from Streptomyces sp. NBC_00271 encodes these proteins:
- a CDS encoding VOC family protein, translating into MTTTFQPITHLRHVDLAVPDFARQRAFYGTTWGLTEVAGDSGIAFFAAEGSPEQYIVRIREDERKRMDLIAFGAVSPAAVDELHLRLGRSGVRLIGEPGALDTPGGGYGFRFFDPDGRVVEVSADVETRAHRRIEEREAIPVRLSHCVVNSQDPEGLRDFYVRHLGFRLTDTLYSAHMGDLMYFLRCSPLHHSFAIARGPHASLHHASFEMRGVEEYMRGTGRAMHAGTRLTWGPGRHLAGDNTFSYFHDPHGNTVEYTTELAVLEEDLWHPGRHDVDDPITQDQWGTADPMSESVAKEQFNDPDVLFVAPPV; encoded by the coding sequence GTGACCACCACCTTCCAGCCCATCACCCATCTCCGCCATGTCGACCTGGCCGTACCGGACTTCGCCAGGCAGCGCGCCTTCTACGGCACCACCTGGGGCCTGACCGAGGTCGCCGGCGACAGCGGGATCGCCTTCTTCGCCGCCGAGGGCAGCCCCGAGCAGTACATCGTCCGCATCCGCGAGGACGAGCGGAAGCGGATGGACCTGATCGCCTTCGGCGCCGTCTCGCCGGCCGCCGTGGACGAACTGCATCTGCGGCTCGGGCGGTCCGGGGTCCGACTCATCGGCGAACCAGGGGCTCTGGACACTCCGGGCGGCGGCTACGGATTCCGCTTCTTCGACCCGGACGGCCGGGTCGTGGAGGTGTCGGCCGATGTCGAGACGCGCGCACACCGCAGGATCGAGGAGCGTGAGGCGATCCCCGTGCGCCTCTCACACTGCGTGGTCAACTCGCAGGACCCGGAGGGGCTGCGGGACTTCTACGTCCGGCACCTCGGCTTCCGGCTCACCGACACCCTGTACTCGGCGCACATGGGCGACCTCATGTACTTCCTGCGGTGCAGCCCGCTCCACCACTCCTTCGCCATCGCACGCGGACCTCATGCCTCCCTGCACCACGCCTCGTTCGAGATGCGCGGAGTGGAGGAGTACATGCGCGGTACGGGGCGGGCGATGCACGCCGGGACGCGGCTCACCTGGGGTCCCGGCCGCCATCTCGCGGGCGACAACACCTTCTCCTACTTCCACGACCCGCACGGCAACACGGTCGAGTACACGACCGAACTCGCGGTCCTGGAGGAGGACCTGTGGCACCCGGGCCGCCACGACGTGGACGACCCGATCACCCAGGACCAGTGGGGCACCGCCGACCCGATGAGCGAGTCGGTCGCCAAGGAGCAGTTCAACGATCCCGACGTGCTGTTCGTCGCACCCCCCGTTTAG
- a CDS encoding SDR family NAD(P)-dependent oxidoreductase, with amino-acid sequence MTLHGRTALITGGGGPLGRAFALALAGAGARVILVGRSEGALADAAARVAKEDGGARTAVCDVSDPESVCALSLELADEEVSLLVNNAGVAGPVRPLTDIEPEEWDEVFAANVRGVYLMCRAFLPPMIAAGGGDIVNIASVSGKRPLLNRTPYTASKMALLGLTRTLAGEVGPHGVAVNSLSPGPVRGPRMDRNFRLTAELTGTSVQAAERDFASRAALGRLVEEDEVARALVAMLAMPGLCGADIDLSAGMVAPA; translated from the coding sequence ATGACCCTCCACGGGCGTACGGCGCTGATCACGGGCGGCGGCGGACCACTGGGGCGGGCCTTCGCGCTCGCCCTGGCGGGAGCCGGAGCCCGGGTGATCCTCGTCGGCCGCAGTGAGGGTGCTCTCGCCGACGCCGCGGCGCGGGTGGCCAAAGAGGACGGAGGGGCCCGTACGGCGGTGTGTGACGTCTCCGATCCGGAGTCGGTGTGCGCCCTGTCCCTCGAACTCGCCGACGAGGAGGTGTCGTTGCTCGTCAACAACGCCGGAGTCGCGGGACCGGTACGCCCGCTCACCGACATCGAGCCCGAGGAGTGGGACGAGGTGTTCGCCGCCAACGTCCGCGGGGTGTACCTGATGTGTCGGGCCTTCCTGCCGCCCATGATCGCGGCCGGAGGCGGTGACATCGTCAACATCGCCTCCGTGAGCGGGAAGCGGCCGCTGCTGAACCGCACCCCGTACACCGCCTCCAAGATGGCGCTCCTCGGTCTGACCCGGACGCTGGCGGGCGAGGTCGGGCCGCACGGCGTCGCGGTCAACTCCCTTTCCCCCGGGCCGGTTCGGGGCCCGCGCATGGACCGAAATTTCCGGCTGACGGCCGAGCTGACCGGGACGAGCGTCCAGGCCGCCGAGCGGGACTTCGCCTCGCGCGCCGCGCTGGGCCGGCTCGTGGAGGAGGACGAGGTCGCCCGGGCGCTGGTGGCGATGCTGGCGATGCCGGGGCTGTGCGGGGCGGACATCGACCTGTCGGCGGGGATGGTCGCACCGGCGTAG
- a CDS encoding alpha/beta fold hydrolase: MVDHRTVDVGGVRLVCQVWGQESAPPLVLLHALGENSADWAEVMPALARGRRVYALDLRGHGRSDWPGEYSLELMRADVLRFLDVLGLGTVDLIGHSMGGVVAYLLAQERPERVSRLVLEDVPIPRRREKTTPTRPDGELTFDWDMVVAVRRQIDAPDPAWLEGLSRITADTLVLAGGPASHVPQDGIAELARRVPGGRVVTIPVGHLIHSAAPQAFTEAVCAFLDEGRDGV; this comes from the coding sequence ATGGTTGATCACCGTACGGTCGATGTGGGAGGGGTCCGGCTCGTCTGCCAGGTGTGGGGGCAGGAGTCCGCTCCGCCGCTCGTCCTGTTGCACGCGCTCGGCGAGAACAGCGCCGACTGGGCCGAGGTCATGCCCGCCCTCGCCCGCGGACGACGGGTGTACGCCCTCGATCTGCGCGGCCACGGGCGGAGCGACTGGCCGGGGGAGTACTCGCTCGAACTCATGCGTGCCGACGTGCTCCGGTTCCTCGACGTGCTGGGACTCGGCACGGTGGACCTGATCGGACACTCCATGGGCGGGGTCGTGGCCTACCTGCTCGCGCAGGAGCGACCGGAGCGGGTGAGCCGGCTCGTCCTGGAGGACGTGCCGATTCCGCGGCGCCGCGAGAAGACCACCCCGACCAGGCCCGACGGCGAGCTCACCTTCGACTGGGACATGGTGGTGGCCGTCAGAAGGCAGATCGACGCGCCCGACCCGGCCTGGCTCGAGGGACTGAGCAGGATCACCGCCGACACGCTGGTGCTGGCCGGCGGACCCGCCAGCCATGTGCCCCAGGACGGCATCGCCGAACTCGCCCGCCGCGTCCCGGGCGGGCGAGTCGTCACGATCCCCGTCGGACACCTCATCCACAGCGCGGCACCTCAGGCGTTCACGGAGGCGGTGTGCGCGTTCCTGGACGAGGGCAGGGACGGCGTCTAG
- the hisD gene encoding histidinol dehydrogenase — translation MATILKHAVPGAEVTASLDQVRETVAGVIADIRERGDAAVRAYSEKFDRWSPEAFRLSAEEIEKIVASVPRQVIDDIRFVQDQVRSFARHQLDSMGEFEVETLPGVRLGQKHIPVRAAGAYIPGGRYPLTASAHMTIVTAKVAGVPRVVACTPPIHGEIPAATVAAAHLAGADEIWLLGGVQAVAAMAVGTDTMEPVNLIAGPGNAYVAEAKRQLFGEIGIDLFAGPTEILVLADSAADPFVCAVDLLSQAEHGPDSPAVLITTSREIAERTLAEVERLLPGMPTRDFAGPAWRDHGQVHVVDSLDELYALADAFAFEHVEVLTAEPREALRRMTQYGALFLGEGTCVSFGDKVIGTNHVLPTRGAARYTGGLWVGKYLKTVTYQEVTDSGSGALLGRLCGRASRVELFQGHARSGDVRAAKAAGDELPWNKA, via the coding sequence GTGGCAACGATCCTGAAGCACGCCGTACCCGGGGCGGAGGTCACGGCCTCGCTCGACCAGGTGCGCGAGACCGTGGCGGGCGTCATCGCGGACATTCGCGAGCGCGGCGACGCGGCCGTGCGCGCGTACTCCGAGAAGTTCGACCGGTGGAGCCCCGAGGCCTTCCGGCTCTCCGCAGAGGAGATCGAGAAGATCGTCGCCTCGGTCCCGCGGCAGGTCATCGACGACATCCGTTTCGTCCAGGACCAGGTGCGCTCCTTCGCCCGCCACCAGCTCGACTCGATGGGCGAGTTCGAGGTGGAGACCCTGCCGGGCGTCAGGCTCGGGCAGAAGCACATCCCGGTGCGGGCGGCAGGCGCGTACATCCCCGGTGGCCGCTACCCGCTCACCGCGTCCGCGCACATGACCATCGTCACGGCGAAGGTCGCGGGCGTGCCGCGGGTCGTCGCCTGTACGCCCCCGATCCACGGTGAGATCCCCGCGGCCACCGTCGCCGCCGCGCATCTCGCGGGCGCGGACGAGATCTGGCTGCTGGGCGGGGTGCAGGCCGTCGCCGCGATGGCCGTCGGCACGGACACGATGGAGCCGGTGAACCTGATCGCCGGGCCGGGCAACGCCTATGTCGCCGAGGCCAAGCGGCAGCTGTTCGGCGAGATAGGCATCGACCTCTTCGCGGGCCCGACGGAGATCCTGGTCCTCGCCGACAGCGCCGCCGACCCCTTCGTGTGCGCCGTCGACCTGCTCTCCCAGGCCGAGCACGGTCCCGACTCCCCGGCCGTCCTGATCACCACCTCCCGCGAGATCGCCGAGAGGACCCTCGCCGAGGTCGAGCGGCTCCTCCCCGGCATGCCCACGCGCGACTTCGCCGGGCCCGCCTGGCGCGACCACGGGCAGGTGCACGTCGTGGACTCCCTCGACGAGCTGTACGCGCTCGCCGACGCGTTCGCCTTCGAGCACGTCGAGGTCCTGACCGCCGAGCCGCGCGAGGCCCTGCGCAGGATGACGCAGTACGGCGCGCTCTTCCTGGGCGAGGGCACCTGTGTGTCGTTCGGCGACAAGGTCATCGGCACGAACCATGTGCTGCCGACCCGGGGCGCCGCCCGCTACACCGGCGGCCTGTGGGTGGGGAAGTACCTCAAGACGGTCACCTATCAGGAGGTCACGGACTCCGGCTCGGGGGCGCTGCTCGGCCGGCTGTGCGGGCGCGCCTCCCGCGTCGAGCTGTTCCAGGGGCACGCCCGCTCCGGTGACGTACGGGCGGCGAAGGCCGCGGGCGACGAACTGCCGTGGAACAAGGCATGA
- a CDS encoding DNRLRE domain-containing protein gives MSAPPRFLSPFVRTRTRLALTLGLVLAALTAALLPWWQPDEPSPPQAGKATEARQAATGPRDEEAAQAEARRTHKPVLVDTATTATSQTWAQPDGQLRMKVTATPTRAKTANGKWAPIDNRLRRVENAVRGLGVQPVNPAQPVRFSSGTPGKTTTRADRSFARLPLADEPQTQETVLAEVDIAGHTVAYTWPGQLPEPVLDGPRALYSEVLPGVDLLLVAREEGGFAQLLIVKNKEAAQSKALATVAYGLRSKTAVFHHDESTGRILVQDGSGKEIGSIPTPFAWDSNGRDPELDEGEGNPRTSVATPADVLKLSGLTGIEPGAHSAPMPVQLTGDGTGAARLDLHAAQAGLFTDADVKFPVYVDPTLNSGWLAWTVAYKPYPNTSFWNGTNFSSGTSDARVGHENETGGTARSFWRMNYSTSLKGADITSATFKVLNNHSWSCTTREFQFWLTGAISSGTTWNKQPSWSTEIQRKSFAHGWSSSSCPDDYEDFNVKAAAQKGADGGWSNITFGMRATSEGDVQTWRKFNATSAAMDVVYNRPPATPSSVSSTPGGTCNQTTAGATVGKTNLVLSAKSSDPDGNLKGLRFRFWKSGATTPAGTLVTSLSSGKGTLTIASSTLVDKGVYYWDVRAEDSNSPTAVSAYYPTSGNRCTVTVDGSGPPPPTVDSDTFPEATPNAQTWAKAKFGQTGAVTFTSEGASKFRWSIEGNNPLDVPATNSTATLPAFAPAHAGPNTLQVYAYDSLGNPSKRTDYSFFVPPRDTADGPMDTGGDNTPDLLIVNADGNLRTCVGGENGDLYNCLAASYDADKQPDPEGHWYDPATGKAALIAHYQDTYPGDGSTDLFAVSPDGHFWLYPGDGYGSFDVTQRLEIRLPSNAPAPSTWTQIKAVGDITGDKLPDLVLRAGAQFWTLSGYTGATFQTATLMNDNAWARREIVNVADINGDSTPDLLWRNLDNGNMYDRQGKPGAVTGSVDLESLKVAANSLTGADEPYGTGWTEANVPTAIGIPDVNKDGIPDIWGRLASDGYTRIYNPSRTNTNAAVKVVLSVNWNTVKAFG, from the coding sequence GTGTCCGCGCCGCCTCGTTTTCTCAGCCCCTTCGTGCGCACGCGCACCAGGCTGGCTCTCACCCTCGGCCTCGTACTGGCCGCCCTGACCGCCGCGCTGCTGCCCTGGTGGCAGCCTGACGAACCCTCACCACCACAAGCCGGCAAAGCCACCGAAGCACGGCAGGCCGCGACCGGCCCGCGTGACGAGGAGGCCGCCCAGGCCGAGGCCCGGCGCACCCACAAGCCGGTCCTCGTCGACACCGCCACCACCGCCACCTCCCAGACCTGGGCGCAGCCGGACGGCCAGTTGCGCATGAAGGTCACCGCCACTCCGACGCGGGCGAAGACCGCGAACGGCAAGTGGGCGCCGATCGACAACCGGCTGCGGCGCGTGGAGAACGCCGTCCGCGGCCTGGGCGTCCAGCCGGTCAACCCCGCCCAGCCGGTCCGCTTCTCCAGCGGCACTCCCGGCAAGACCACCACCCGTGCCGACCGCTCCTTCGCCCGCCTGCCGCTGGCCGACGAGCCGCAGACGCAGGAGACGGTGCTGGCCGAGGTGGACATCGCCGGACACACCGTCGCCTACACCTGGCCCGGGCAGCTGCCCGAGCCGGTGCTCGACGGCCCGCGCGCCCTCTACTCCGAGGTGCTGCCGGGCGTCGACCTGCTGCTGGTCGCCCGCGAGGAGGGGGGTTTCGCCCAGCTGCTGATCGTCAAGAACAAGGAGGCCGCGCAGAGCAAGGCACTGGCCACCGTGGCCTACGGGCTGCGCTCGAAGACGGCCGTCTTCCACCACGACGAGAGCACCGGCCGCATCCTGGTGCAGGACGGCTCCGGCAAGGAGATCGGCTCCATCCCGACCCCCTTCGCCTGGGACTCCAACGGCCGTGACCCCGAGCTCGACGAGGGTGAGGGCAACCCGCGCACGTCCGTCGCCACCCCGGCCGACGTGCTGAAGCTGTCCGGCCTGACCGGCATCGAGCCCGGTGCGCACAGCGCCCCGATGCCCGTCCAACTGACCGGCGACGGCACCGGCGCCGCCCGCCTCGACCTGCACGCCGCACAGGCCGGCCTGTTCACCGACGCCGATGTGAAGTTCCCGGTGTACGTCGACCCAACGCTCAACAGCGGCTGGCTGGCGTGGACCGTGGCCTACAAGCCGTACCCGAACACCAGCTTCTGGAACGGCACCAACTTCAGTTCCGGCACCTCCGACGCCCGCGTGGGCCACGAGAACGAGACCGGCGGCACCGCCCGCTCCTTCTGGCGGATGAACTACAGCACCAGCCTGAAGGGCGCGGACATCACCTCCGCGACCTTCAAGGTGCTCAACAACCACTCCTGGTCCTGCACCACCCGCGAGTTCCAGTTCTGGCTGACCGGGGCGATCTCCTCCGGCACGACGTGGAACAAGCAGCCGAGCTGGTCCACCGAGATCCAGCGCAAGTCGTTCGCACACGGCTGGTCCTCGTCCTCCTGCCCGGACGACTACGAGGACTTCAACGTCAAGGCCGCTGCCCAGAAGGGCGCGGACGGCGGCTGGTCGAACATCACCTTCGGCATGCGCGCCACCAGCGAGGGCGACGTCCAGACCTGGCGCAAGTTCAATGCGACCAGCGCCGCGATGGACGTGGTCTACAACCGACCGCCCGCCACGCCGTCCAGCGTCTCCAGCACACCCGGCGGCACCTGCAACCAGACCACCGCCGGGGCTACCGTCGGCAAGACCAACCTGGTGCTGTCGGCGAAGTCCTCCGACCCTGACGGCAACCTCAAGGGCCTGCGCTTCCGGTTCTGGAAGTCCGGCGCCACCACCCCGGCCGGCACTCTGGTCACCAGCCTGTCCAGCGGCAAGGGCACCCTGACGATCGCCTCCAGCACCCTGGTCGACAAGGGCGTCTACTACTGGGACGTGCGCGCGGAGGACAGCAACTCCCCAACGGCGGTGTCCGCCTACTACCCCACCAGCGGCAACCGCTGCACCGTCACCGTCGACGGCTCCGGCCCGCCGCCGCCCACCGTGGACAGCGACACCTTCCCCGAGGCCACGCCCAACGCCCAGACCTGGGCGAAGGCCAAGTTCGGCCAGACCGGTGCCGTCACCTTCACCTCCGAGGGCGCGTCGAAGTTCCGGTGGTCCATCGAGGGCAACAACCCCCTCGATGTGCCCGCCACGAACAGCACCGCCACCCTTCCCGCCTTCGCACCGGCGCACGCGGGTCCCAACACCCTCCAGGTGTACGCCTACGACTCCCTGGGCAACCCCAGCAAGCGCACGGACTACTCGTTCTTCGTGCCGCCGAGGGACACGGCAGACGGCCCCATGGACACGGGCGGCGACAACACACCCGACCTGCTGATCGTGAACGCCGACGGCAACCTGCGCACGTGCGTGGGCGGTGAGAACGGCGACCTGTACAACTGCCTGGCCGCCTCGTACGACGCCGACAAACAACCCGACCCGGAGGGCCACTGGTACGACCCGGCCACCGGCAAGGCGGCCCTGATCGCCCACTACCAGGACACCTACCCGGGCGACGGCTCCACCGACCTGTTCGCGGTCTCCCCGGACGGCCACTTCTGGCTCTACCCCGGCGACGGCTACGGCAGCTTCGACGTCACCCAGCGCCTTGAGATCCGCCTGCCCTCGAACGCTCCGGCGCCCTCGACGTGGACGCAGATCAAGGCCGTCGGCGACATCACCGGCGACAAACTGCCCGACCTCGTCCTGCGGGCCGGTGCCCAGTTCTGGACGCTGTCCGGTTACACCGGCGCCACCTTCCAGACGGCCACGTTGATGAACGACAACGCCTGGGCTCGCCGGGAGATCGTCAACGTCGCCGACATCAACGGCGACAGCACTCCCGACCTGCTGTGGCGCAACCTGGACAACGGCAACATGTACGACCGCCAGGGCAAGCCCGGCGCCGTCACCGGCAGCGTCGACCTGGAATCGCTCAAGGTGGCAGCCAACTCCCTCACCGGCGCGGACGAGCCCTACGGCACCGGCTGGACCGAGGCCAACGTGCCCACGGCCATCGGCATCCCGGACGTCAACAAGGACGGCATCCCCGACATCTGGGGCCGCCTCGCCTCCGACGGCTACACCCGGATCTACAACCCGTCCCGGACGAACACCAACGCTGCGGTGAAGGTCGTCCTGTCGGTGAACTGGAACACGGTCAAGGCCTTCGGCTGA